A part of Acipenser ruthenus chromosome 48, fAciRut3.2 maternal haplotype, whole genome shotgun sequence genomic DNA contains:
- the LOC117407899 gene encoding zinc finger protein 501-like codes for MDSVKMESVPIKEEFPGLASLPIKQELCEMQCDCCQMEVSDIKAEHNELKMPKTEEPLPIKEEEEEVLEMKQEPPEIEFDHMEPGKEGSKDFKPKPVPLRECSVVLERICVRERGAGEEDCPNSTQGGGKEDGRSNSECSLAGSSPAAKVRAGSREYPGCVKRFSQTVNLKAHKRIHTGEKPYRCSDCGKSYSHSEHLQKHQRIHTGERPYCCSECGKCFGVSGTLKKHQRIHTGKKPYCCSECGKSFSDSGTLKTHQRIHTGEKAYCCSDCGKSFRQLEHLKTHQRIHTGEKPYLCSDCGKSFREAGDLRKHQRIHTGEKPYFCSDCGKSFRQSGELKTHQRIHTGEKIYCCSDCGKRFRQSVHLKTHQRIHTGEKPYCCSDCGKSFRDSGDLKKHKRIHTGEKPYCCSDCGKSFRDSVGLKKHKRIHTGEKPYPCSDCGKFFRDSEGLKKHQRIHTGEKPYCCSDCGKSFRQSGDLKTHQRIHTGEKPYCCSDCGKCFSDSGNLKRHQRIHRGQKP; via the exons atggacagtgtgaagatggaatctgtcccaattaaagaggagttccctgggCTGGcctccctccccattaaacaggagctctgtgagatgcaatgtgactgCTGTCAGATGGAGGTCTCTGatattaaagctgagcacaatgaattgaaGATGCCcaagacagaagaaccccttcctattaaagaagaggaggaggaggtgctgGAAATGAAACAGGAGCCGCCAGAaatagagtttgaccacatggaaccagggaaggaaggaTCCAAGGACTTCAAACCAAAGCCTGTACCCCTGCGGGaatgtagcgtggtgctggagagaatctgcgtgagagagcgagGGGCTGGAGAGGAAGACTgccccaacagcacgcaaggaggtggaaaggaagacgggcggtcaaattcagaatgcagtctagcag gttccagtccagcagctaaagtgaGGGCGGGCAGTAGAGAatatcctggctgtgtgaagcgtTTCAGTCAAACGGTAAACCTGAAAGCACacaagcgaattcacacaggagagaaaccgtatcgctgctctgactgtgggaagagttacaGTCATTCAGAACACCTACAGaaacaccagcgcattcacacaggagagagaccatattgctgctctgaatgtggaaagtgTTTCGGTGTCTCAGGAActctgaaaaaacaccagcgtattcacacaggaaagaaaccgtATTGCTGTTCTGAatgcgggaagagtttcagtgaCTCAGGAactctgaaaacacaccagcgaattcacacaggtgaaaaagcatattgctgctctgattgtgggaagagtttcagacagttagaacacctgaaaacacaccagcgaattcacacaggagagaaaccgtatctctgctctgactgtggaaagagtttcagagAGGCAGGAGACCTGagaaaacaccagcgaattcacacaggagagaaaccatatttttgctctgactgtgggaagagtttcaggcagTCCGGAGagctgaaaacacaccagcgaattcacacaggagagaaaatatattgctgctctgactgtgggaagcgtTTCAGACAGTCCGtacacctgaaaacacaccagcgaattcacacaggagagaaaccatattgctgctctgactgtgggaagagtttcagagattcaggagacctgaaaaaacacaagcgaattcacacgggagagaaaccgtattgctgttctgactgtgggaagagtttcagagattcAGTAGGCCTGAAAAAACacaagcgaattcacacaggagagaagccgtatccctgctctgactgtgggaagtttTTCAGAGATTCAGAAggcctgaaaaaacaccagcgaattcacacgggagagaaaccgtattgctgttctgactgtgggaagagtttcaggcagTCAGGAGATCTAAAAAcacatcagcgaattcacacaggagagaaaccgtattgctgctctgactgtgggaagtgttTTAGTGATTCAGGAAACCTGAAaagacaccaacgaattcacagaGGACAAAAACCTTGA